From a single Nostoc sp. MS1 genomic region:
- a CDS encoding Crp/Fnr family transcriptional regulator — protein MQTEIFSDIFPLLSTASPQTLEWLLNVAIDHEYPTGRAVLMEDAWGNAVYFIVSGWVKVRRTCGDDSVALAILGKGDFFGEMAILDESPRSTDVIALSPVKLLSVSRERFIQILFKDPQLHHRMLQLMVRRLRHINQRLQIRSSPPAVKLAHTLISLGESYGHESNIGKEIFNIPFKDLAEVTEISVEETSKIMKKLDEKGWIKIDNVNDIIYLINFKQLLNLAGKV, from the coding sequence ATGCAAACTGAAATTTTTAGTGATATTTTTCCCCTATTGAGTACAGCCAGCCCACAAACTTTAGAATGGCTACTCAATGTTGCAATCGATCATGAATATCCCACAGGTAGAGCAGTTTTAATGGAAGATGCCTGGGGTAATGCAGTTTATTTTATTGTGTCTGGATGGGTCAAAGTACGCCGTACTTGTGGTGATGATTCTGTTGCTTTGGCAATTTTAGGCAAGGGTGATTTTTTTGGAGAAATGGCCATTTTAGATGAATCTCCGCGTTCTACTGATGTCATCGCTCTTTCGCCTGTCAAATTACTGAGCGTTTCCAGAGAACGTTTTATTCAAATTCTTTTTAAAGATCCACAGTTGCATCATCGAATGCTACAACTCATGGTGCGAAGGCTACGACACATTAATCAACGTTTACAAATTCGTTCTTCACCACCGGCTGTTAAATTAGCCCACACCTTAATTAGTTTGGGTGAAAGTTACGGTCATGAATCGAATATCGGCAAGGAAATTTTTAATATTCCCTTCAAAGATTTAGCAGAAGTTACAGAAATTAGTGTTGAAGAAACTAGTAAAATTATGAAAAAGTTAGATGAAAAGGGATGGATTAAAATTGATAACGTTAATGATATTATTTATCTCATAAACTTTAAACAACTATTAAATTTAGCAGGGAAAGTTTAA
- the petJ gene encoding cytochrome c6 PetJ, whose amino-acid sequence MQKLLKLLLVTLLFCFYTFTSPVKAADTTNGEQLFKVHCAGCHMNGGNIVRRGKNLHKKALKKYGMDSLEAVESITANGKNNMSAYKDRLSVQEIQDVAAYVLEQAEKGWR is encoded by the coding sequence GTGCAGAAACTACTCAAATTACTATTAGTAACTCTTTTATTCTGCTTCTACACCTTCACCTCACCTGTAAAAGCAGCAGACACAACCAATGGTGAACAACTCTTTAAAGTTCACTGTGCTGGTTGTCATATGAATGGTGGGAATATAGTCAGACGGGGTAAGAACTTGCACAAGAAGGCATTAAAAAAATATGGTATGGATTCTCTAGAAGCGGTTGAATCTATCACCGCTAATGGTAAAAATAATATGTCCGCTTATAAAGACCGTCTCAGCGTACAGGAAATACAAGATGTCGCGGCTTATGTTCTAGAACAAGCGGAAAAAGGCTGGCGATAG
- a CDS encoding pilus assembly protein PilB — MWSSEGKPADTGVTRQQFNPTLTELPESQFEQIFQLIDSLLPFEVCLYHQILPLKLQDNQLSLGMVNPEDSGALEYVNRIVSYIKGTMNTQKITDEIHRTLLSKYLSNKNTSDLEAKPAQQLDTRSHLLESINTNSYLHKSSELETAIVEISHSQSNSQPSNNVLETTASQETPTVLLNDLTVLQVQTPELFSPIEALINLPPKKLLEELLGRVLGGGIGRLYLERQPYRGRIIWSDNGVLQSILENLPLSTFQGVLNELKRFAAIPLGIVAEPQQIEKECQYQDSRLLLRIRVMPGLNGEEATLQVLRGAALKFYQQQQLAHLSRDVIGISQQLTYKLHELQQKLQLNPHLKSEQSEALSTLTRLVEKLDHQVKILTDNNEEQSVSKL, encoded by the coding sequence ATGTGGTCTTCAGAGGGTAAACCAGCTGATACCGGAGTAACTAGACAACAATTTAACCCCACTCTTACTGAATTGCCAGAGTCTCAATTTGAGCAGATATTCCAACTAATTGACAGTCTCTTGCCTTTTGAGGTTTGCCTGTACCACCAAATTTTGCCTTTAAAATTACAAGATAATCAGCTATCGCTGGGTATGGTGAATCCAGAAGATAGTGGCGCATTAGAATATGTAAACCGCATTGTGTCATATATTAAAGGCACAATGAATACCCAAAAAATTACAGATGAAATTCACCGTACTTTACTTTCCAAATACCTCAGCAATAAGAACACATCAGACCTAGAAGCCAAACCAGCACAACAGCTAGATACACGTTCACATTTACTAGAGAGTATAAATACGAACTCCTACTTACACAAATCTTCGGAGTTAGAAACAGCCATTGTGGAAATCTCCCATTCACAAAGTAATTCCCAACCTAGCAATAATGTTTTAGAAACCACTGCCAGCCAAGAAACACCCACAGTTCTCTTGAATGACTTGACTGTTTTACAAGTACAAACGCCAGAACTATTTAGTCCTATTGAAGCACTGATAAACCTACCACCGAAAAAATTATTAGAAGAATTACTAGGGCGAGTTCTTGGTGGGGGAATTGGTCGTTTGTATTTGGAGAGACAACCATACAGGGGAAGAATCATCTGGAGTGACAATGGAGTTTTGCAGTCCATATTAGAAAATTTACCCTTGTCTACTTTTCAAGGAGTGCTTAATGAATTGAAGCGTTTTGCGGCAATTCCTTTGGGTATAGTTGCAGAACCACAACAGATAGAAAAAGAATGTCAATACCAAGACAGCCGTTTATTATTGCGTATACGTGTAATGCCGGGGCTAAATGGCGAAGAGGCTACATTACAAGTACTTAGAGGCGCAGCTTTAAAATTTTATCAACAGCAACAGTTAGCTCATCTGAGTCGAGATGTTATCGGTATTTCCCAACAACTAACTTATAAACTGCACGAGTTACAGCAAAAATTACAATTGAATCCTCACCTCAAATCTGAGCAATCAGAGGCTTTGTCTACCCTAACTCGATTGGTCGAAAAATTAGACCATCAAGTTAAAATACTGACGGATAATAATGAAGAACAATCAGTTAGTAAGTTATAA